GTGCCGGGACGCCTCTTGGTCCAGCCGTTTCCACAGGTCGCTGTTTTTCAGTTCGTTCTTCCCGCGCCGCCATCCGCACTTTTTCCAACGGGCCATCCACTCGGTCACGCCCCGTTTCACATACTCGGAGTCGGTGTGCAGCCGCACCGCGCAGGGGCGCTTGAGCGCCGCCAGCGCCTCGATGGCCGCGGTCAGCTCCATGCGGTTGTTCGTCGTTTCCGGCTCCCCCCCCGAAATCTCGCGCATGCGGCCCCGCCACAGCAGCACCGCCGCCCATCCCCCCGTGCCGGGGTTTGGCTCGCAGCCGCCGTCGGTGTAGATGACCACCTCGGCGTTCAGGGCCTTCTCCCGCCCGCCCTCCTCAGACACCGGACCGCTCCGCACCGGCCAGGCGGTCCAAAAGGGCGCGGACCCGGTCATGCCGGTGCTCCACCGCCAATTCGCGGGGTGTTTTCCCGTCCTTATTCCGCCCGTCAAGAGACGCGCCGCGCTGGACAAGCAGCCGCGCCACCCCACCCTGGCCGAACACCGCCGCCGTGTGGAGGGGCGTGTCGCCGAAAAGGTCCGCAAGTTCCCGGGAAGCGCCGTGGTCCAGCAGCCATGC
This portion of the Candidatus Hydrogenedentota bacterium genome encodes:
- the rnhA gene encoding ribonuclease HI — its product is MTGSAPFWTAWPVRSGPVSEEGGREKALNAEVVIYTDGGCEPNPGTGGWAAVLLWRGRMREISGGEPETTNNRMELTAAIEALAALKRPCAVRLHTDSEYVKRGVTEWMARWKKCGWRRGKNELKNSDLWKRLDQEASRHRVEWLWVRGHAGNPYNERCDALAGEAIRAIQKNRGPWD